Proteins found in one Methylobacterium sp. CB376 genomic segment:
- a CDS encoding GNAT family N-acetyltransferase translates to MSHETDPATGLPVGAPVVPADPAPRPARVTLRGRFVTLAPLDAAAHGPDLAGGAVGPGTEALWLYMARGPFPEAAAFQDYLRAGAASEDPLFFAILDARSGRALGHAALMRIDPANRVIEVGHILYTPALQRSPGATEAMRLLAAHAFGLGYRRYEWKCNALNAPSRAAALRLGFTPEGVFRQAMIVKGRNRDTAWYSILDREWPQVAQGLDRWLAPENFSPDGGQRLRLSVLNAPSIPGHPLRRATRADLRALGALQAAAYAPNRALLGAEPLPLLTPPEAVLAAHEVWLLEEGDDLAGALILDPRPDHLLVWSIAVAPSRQDRGLGAGLLAAAEARAKHLDLSCLRLYTGEKLARAIGWYARHGWTTERVEARPDRRLVHMVKRLA, encoded by the coding sequence ATGAGCCACGAGACCGATCCGGCGACCGGCCTCCCGGTCGGCGCCCCCGTCGTCCCGGCCGATCCGGCGCCCCGCCCGGCGCGCGTCACCCTGCGCGGGCGCTTCGTCACCCTGGCCCCCCTCGACGCGGCGGCGCACGGGCCGGACCTCGCGGGCGGCGCGGTCGGCCCGGGCACCGAGGCCCTGTGGCTCTACATGGCCCGCGGGCCCTTCCCGGAGGCGGCCGCCTTCCAGGATTACCTCAGGGCGGGCGCGGCCTCGGAGGATCCCCTGTTCTTCGCCATCCTCGATGCCCGCTCGGGCCGGGCGCTCGGCCACGCCGCGCTGATGCGGATCGACCCGGCGAACCGGGTGATCGAGGTCGGCCACATCCTGTACACGCCCGCCCTGCAGCGCTCGCCCGGCGCCACCGAGGCGATGCGGCTCCTCGCCGCCCACGCGTTCGGCCTCGGCTACCGCCGCTACGAGTGGAAGTGCAACGCCCTCAACGCGCCGTCGCGGGCGGCGGCCCTGCGCCTCGGCTTCACCCCCGAGGGCGTCTTCCGGCAGGCCATGATCGTGAAGGGCCGCAACCGGGACACGGCGTGGTACTCGATCCTCGACCGGGAATGGCCGCAGGTGGCGCAGGGCCTCGACCGCTGGCTCGCCCCCGAGAACTTCTCCCCGGACGGCGGCCAGCGCCTGCGCCTCTCGGTGCTGAACGCGCCCTCCATCCCGGGCCATCCGCTGCGCCGGGCGACCCGGGCGGACCTCCGGGCGCTCGGCGCCCTGCAGGCGGCGGCCTACGCGCCCAACCGGGCGCTGCTCGGCGCCGAGCCGCTGCCGCTCCTCACGCCCCCCGAGGCCGTGCTCGCCGCGCACGAGGTCTGGCTCCTGGAGGAGGGGGACGACCTCGCGGGCGCCCTCATCCTCGATCCGAGGCCCGACCACCTCCTGGTCTGGAGCATCGCGGTGGCGCCGTCCCGCCAGGACCGGGGCCTCGGCGCCGGCCTGCTCGCGGCGGCCGAGGCCCGCGCGAAGCATCTCGACCTCTCCTGCCTGCGCCTCTACACGGGAGAGAAGCTCGCGCGCGCGATCGGCTGGTACGCGCGGCACGGCTGGACGACGGAGCGGGTCGAGGCCCGCCCGGACCGCCGGCTGGTGCACATGGTGAAACGCCTCGCGTGA
- a CDS encoding SDR family oxidoreductase has translation MVGRLAGRSAVVTAAGQGIGRAIAEAFLAEGARVLATDLDAGKLEGLSGAATASLDVRSDEAVAAFARGAGPVDILVNAAGFVHHGTILDCTDAEWDLAFDLNVRSMHRTIRTFLPGMLERGHGSIVNIASAVSTLATAPNRYVYGTTKAAVIGLTMAVARDFIRQGVRANAICPGTIQSPSLDERIKALAAQTGTSEAEARQSFIDRQPMGRLGRAEEVAALAVYLASDESRFTTGQTHLVDGGFAL, from the coding sequence ATGGTGGGACGTCTTGCGGGCAGGAGCGCCGTGGTCACGGCGGCGGGGCAGGGGATCGGCCGGGCGATCGCCGAGGCGTTCCTGGCGGAGGGCGCCCGCGTGCTCGCGACCGACCTCGACGCGGGCAAGCTCGAAGGGCTGAGCGGCGCCGCGACGGCGTCCCTCGACGTGCGCTCGGACGAGGCGGTGGCGGCCTTCGCGCGGGGCGCCGGCCCGGTCGACATCCTGGTCAACGCGGCGGGCTTCGTCCATCACGGCACGATCCTCGACTGCACCGACGCGGAGTGGGACCTCGCCTTCGACCTCAACGTGCGCTCGATGCACCGGACCATCCGGACCTTCCTGCCCGGCATGCTGGAGCGCGGCCACGGCTCCATCGTCAACATCGCCTCGGCGGTCTCGACCCTCGCCACCGCGCCCAACCGCTACGTCTACGGCACCACCAAGGCGGCGGTGATCGGCCTCACCATGGCGGTGGCCCGCGACTTCATCCGCCAGGGCGTGCGCGCCAACGCCATCTGCCCCGGCACGATCCAGTCGCCCTCCCTCGACGAGCGGATCAAGGCGCTCGCCGCCCAGACCGGCACCAGCGAGGCCGAGGCCCGGCAGAGCTTCATCGACCGCCAACCGATGGGCCGCCTCGGCCGCGCCGAGGAGGTGGCCGCGCTCGCCGTCTACCTCGCCTCGGACGAATCCCGCTTCACCACCGGCCAGACCCACCTGGTCGATGGCGGCTTCGCGCTCTGA
- the denD gene encoding D-erythronate dehydrogenase, producing the protein MHILILGAAGMVGRKLLARLLRDGRLGAEPITRLTLHDVVAPEAPAARFPVALSASDLSLPGEAERLVAGRPDVIFHLAAIVSGEAEADFDKGYRINLDGTRALLDAVRAIGDGYRPRLVFTSSIAVFGAPMPDVIGDEYLTAPLTSYGTQKAIGELLLSDYTRRGFLDGVGIRLPTICVRPGKPNKAASGFFSGIIREPLAGQEAVLPVPDGVRHWHASPRAAVGFLLHAATIEGARLGDRRNLTMPGVAVTVAEQIEALRRVAGEAVVARIRRVPDPTVERIVAGWPRAFDPRRALDLGFTAEPDFETIIRVHIEDELGGRIAA; encoded by the coding sequence ATGCACATCCTGATCCTCGGCGCGGCCGGCATGGTCGGCCGCAAGCTCCTCGCCCGCCTCCTGCGCGACGGCCGGCTCGGGGCCGAGCCGATCACCCGGCTCACCCTGCACGACGTGGTGGCGCCCGAGGCGCCCGCCGCCCGCTTCCCGGTCGCGCTCTCGGCCTCGGACCTGTCGCTGCCCGGCGAGGCGGAGCGGCTGGTCGCCGGCCGCCCCGACGTCATCTTCCACCTCGCGGCGATCGTCTCGGGCGAGGCGGAGGCCGATTTCGACAAGGGCTACCGGATCAACCTGGACGGCACGCGGGCCCTCCTCGACGCGGTGCGGGCGATCGGGGACGGCTACCGCCCGCGCCTCGTCTTCACCTCCTCGATCGCGGTCTTCGGCGCGCCGATGCCCGACGTGATCGGCGACGAGTACCTGACCGCCCCGCTCACCAGCTACGGCACCCAGAAGGCGATCGGCGAGCTTCTCCTCTCGGACTACACGCGGCGGGGCTTCCTCGACGGGGTCGGGATCCGGCTCCCCACGATCTGCGTGCGGCCGGGCAAGCCCAACAAGGCGGCCTCGGGCTTCTTCTCGGGCATCATCCGCGAGCCGCTCGCCGGGCAGGAGGCGGTGCTGCCGGTGCCCGACGGCGTGCGCCACTGGCACGCCTCGCCCCGCGCCGCGGTCGGCTTCCTCCTCCACGCCGCCACGATCGAGGGCGCGCGGCTGGGCGACCGCCGCAACCTGACCATGCCGGGCGTCGCCGTCACGGTGGCCGAGCAGATCGAGGCCCTGCGCCGCGTCGCCGGCGAGGCGGTGGTCGCGCGCATCCGCCGCGTCCCCGACCCGACGGTCGAGCGCATCGTGGCGGGCTGGCCGCGCGCCTTCGACCCCCGCCGGGCGCTGGACCTCGGCTTCACGGCGGAGCCGGATTTCGAGACGATCATCCGGGTGCATATCGAGGACGAGCTCGGCGGCAGGATCGCCGCCTGA
- a CDS encoding capsule biosynthesis protein: MAEAGISAEAARAPERILRPPGLSRRRRRPLPRPRTGPRHDGRRPPPTGQPLEPIERSRLISESLRQMARISRYNDPRQQLREARAQRRRDYVTPILFLALFVLPSLAGIGVFGFYLSDRYVAETQFAIRPAVGATEAGGRGESGSGGSGGSGNAFASVIGQMIAQDIALAAEYITSRPMVEAVERALPLRAIFSRDSIDEFSRFDAEEPVERLVRYWRDRVQVTVEGAGLVSVKVNAFAPEEAVAISRAILAESERRINELTAKAREDALAESERALARAEERLTGLQVEMRNLRNRGGVLDAEKTAGINVKMVAQVREQRIALGVRLALLQRDLKEDTRSVQDLKAQIAQLDATIAGLEREATTQDPNQRRVLSDALTRFEQLEVDRKNAQAFYGRMIAAREQARMIADRQVEFFTVAVQPSLPQSAEQPRRLQWIAVTEAGAALAFGLSILLRNQLT, encoded by the coding sequence ATGGCGGAAGCGGGGATCTCGGCCGAGGCGGCCAGGGCTCCCGAGCGGATCCTGCGCCCGCCCGGACTCTCGCGCCGCCGCCGCCGCCCTCTCCCCCGCCCCCGAACCGGACCTCGTCATGACGGCCGACGCCCGCCCCCGACCGGCCAGCCGCTCGAACCGATCGAGCGCTCGCGGCTGATCTCCGAGTCGCTGCGCCAGATGGCGCGCATCTCGCGCTACAACGATCCGCGCCAGCAGCTGCGCGAGGCGCGGGCCCAGCGGCGGCGCGACTACGTCACGCCGATCCTGTTCCTGGCCCTGTTCGTGCTCCCCTCGCTCGCCGGGATCGGGGTGTTCGGGTTCTACCTCTCGGACCGCTACGTGGCGGAGACGCAGTTCGCGATCCGCCCGGCCGTGGGCGCGACCGAGGCCGGGGGCCGCGGCGAGAGCGGCAGCGGGGGCAGCGGGGGCAGCGGCAACGCTTTCGCGAGCGTGATCGGCCAGATGATCGCCCAGGACATCGCGCTCGCGGCCGAGTACATTACCAGCCGGCCGATGGTGGAGGCGGTCGAGCGCGCGCTGCCCCTGCGCGCGATCTTCTCCCGCGACTCCATCGACGAGTTCTCGCGCTTCGACGCCGAGGAGCCGGTCGAGAGGCTGGTGCGCTACTGGCGCGACCGCGTCCAGGTCACGGTCGAGGGGGCCGGCCTCGTCTCCGTGAAGGTGAACGCCTTCGCCCCCGAGGAGGCGGTGGCGATCAGCCGGGCGATCCTCGCCGAGAGCGAGCGGCGGATCAACGAACTCACCGCCAAGGCCCGCGAGGACGCGCTCGCCGAGAGCGAGCGCGCGCTCGCGCGCGCCGAGGAGCGCCTGACCGGGCTCCAGGTCGAGATGCGCAACCTGCGCAACCGCGGCGGCGTGCTCGACGCCGAGAAGACCGCCGGCATCAACGTCAAGATGGTCGCGCAGGTGCGCGAGCAGCGCATCGCGCTCGGCGTGCGGCTCGCGCTGCTGCAGCGCGACCTCAAGGAGGACACCCGCAGCGTCCAGGATCTCAAGGCGCAGATCGCGCAGCTCGACGCCACGATCGCGGGCCTGGAGCGGGAGGCGACGACGCAGGATCCGAACCAGCGGCGGGTCCTGTCCGACGCCCTCACGCGCTTCGAGCAGCTGGAGGTCGACCGCAAGAACGCGCAGGCCTTCTACGGCCGCATGATCGCCGCGCGCGAGCAGGCGCGGATGATCGCCGACCGCCAGGTCGAGTTCTTCACCGTCGCGGTGCAGCCGAGCCTGCCGCAATCGGCCGAGCAGCCGCGGCGGCTGCAGTGGATCGCCGTCACCGAGGCGGGCGCCGCCCTCGCCTTCGGCCTGTCGATCCTGCTGCGCAACCAGCTGACCTGA
- a CDS encoding ATP-binding protein: MALPGGIAGAAEAGAAEEGAARPTLAAQLSPAALWRRLGRALGERLPKGLYARSLIIIIAPVVLLQSVIAYTFMERHWQLVTRRLSAAVTADVAALIDIYESYPQDRDAETLQRIAEQRLKLDVDILEGARIPAPGPRPFFSLLDEALSDEIRRQIKRPFWIDTVGRSSLIEIRVAIPGGVMRVIAKRSQAYASNSHIFLLWMGGTSLVLLGVAILFLRNQIRPILRLADVAESFGKGRDVEFRPRGAREVRKAGHAFIEMKRRIERAMEQRTAMLNGVSHDLRTILTRFRLSLALLEQNPEIEDLLRDVDEMSRMLEAYLAFARGDSGEQAAPVDIRALLEDLRTDVERLGGHVSEVTLEGPATVTVRPDAFRRCLFNLAANAARYGETIALTARQESRWLAVSIDDDGPGISPERREEVFKPFVRLDDARQDAGGSGLGLAIALDIARAHGGDIALHDSPLGGLRATVRIPA; the protein is encoded by the coding sequence ATGGCGCTGCCCGGCGGGATCGCGGGCGCCGCGGAGGCGGGCGCCGCGGAGGAAGGAGCCGCCCGCCCGACCCTGGCCGCACAGCTCTCGCCGGCCGCGCTCTGGCGCCGCCTCGGCCGGGCGCTGGGCGAGCGGCTGCCCAAGGGCCTCTACGCCCGCTCCCTGATCATCATCATCGCGCCGGTCGTGCTGCTGCAATCGGTGATCGCCTACACCTTCATGGAGCGGCACTGGCAGCTGGTGACGCGGCGCCTCTCCGCGGCGGTGACGGCCGACGTCGCGGCGCTGATCGACATCTACGAGAGCTACCCCCAGGACCGGGATGCCGAGACGCTGCAGCGCATCGCGGAGCAGCGCCTCAAGCTCGACGTCGACATCCTGGAGGGGGCCAGGATCCCGGCGCCGGGCCCGCGGCCGTTCTTCTCCCTCCTCGACGAGGCCCTCTCGGACGAGATCCGCCGCCAGATCAAGCGGCCGTTCTGGATCGACACGGTCGGCCGCTCCAGCCTGATCGAGATCCGGGTGGCGATCCCGGGCGGGGTGATGCGGGTGATCGCCAAGCGCAGCCAGGCCTACGCCTCGAACTCGCACATCTTCCTGCTCTGGATGGGCGGGACCTCGCTGGTGCTGCTCGGGGTGGCGATCCTGTTCCTGCGCAACCAGATCCGGCCGATCCTGCGGCTCGCCGACGTCGCCGAGAGCTTCGGCAAGGGCCGGGACGTCGAGTTCCGTCCCCGCGGCGCCCGCGAGGTGCGCAAGGCCGGCCACGCCTTCATCGAGATGAAGCGGCGCATCGAGCGGGCGATGGAGCAGCGCACCGCGATGCTGAACGGGGTGAGCCACGACCTGCGCACGATCCTGACCCGCTTCCGCCTGTCGCTGGCGCTGCTGGAGCAGAATCCGGAGATCGAGGACCTCCTGCGCGACGTGGACGAGATGAGCCGGATGCTGGAGGCCTACCTCGCCTTCGCGCGGGGCGATTCGGGCGAGCAGGCCGCCCCCGTCGACATCCGGGCGCTGCTGGAGGACCTGCGCACCGACGTGGAGCGCCTGGGCGGCCACGTGAGCGAGGTCACGCTCGAGGGGCCCGCCACCGTGACGGTGCGGCCCGACGCCTTCCGGCGCTGCCTGTTCAACCTCGCGGCCAATGCGGCGCGCTACGGGGAGACGATCGCGCTGACCGCCCGCCAGGAGAGCCGCTGGCTCGCGGTCTCGATCGACGACGACGGGCCGGGGATCTCGCCGGAGCGGCGCGAGGAGGTGTTCAAGCCCTTCGTGCGCCTCGACGACGCGCGCCAGGATGCGGGCGGCTCCGGGCTCGGCCTCGCCATCGCCCTCGACATCGCCCGCGCCCATGGCGGCGACATCGCGCTCCACGATTCGCCCCTCGGGGGCCTGCGCGCGACGGTGCGGATCCCCGCGTGA
- a CDS encoding response regulator — MTALAARADLPDHAPHILVVDDDRRLRDLLSRFLYEQGYRVTAAASAAEARAKGANLVFDALVLDVMMPGETGFDYARQIRQTSQVPILMLTARSNPNDRVTGLEIGADDYLPKPFEPRELILRLNNILRRSAGSGPVGAAAPLDAVRFGPFLFRVERGELTRDEEPIRVSEREREILTILALAKGGNVAREALTGGAEPGNERTIDVQMNRLRRKLEDDPANPRYLQTVRGIGYRLVLD, encoded by the coding sequence ATGACGGCGCTCGCCGCCCGGGCGGATCTCCCCGACCACGCGCCCCACATCCTCGTCGTCGACGACGACCGGCGCCTGCGGGACCTGCTCTCGCGCTTCCTCTACGAGCAGGGCTACCGGGTGACCGCCGCGGCGAGCGCCGCGGAGGCCCGCGCCAAGGGGGCGAACCTCGTCTTCGACGCCCTCGTCCTCGACGTGATGATGCCGGGCGAGACCGGCTTCGACTACGCCCGCCAGATCCGGCAGACCTCGCAGGTGCCGATCCTGATGCTCACCGCCCGCTCGAACCCGAACGACCGGGTGACGGGGCTGGAGATCGGGGCGGACGATTACCTGCCCAAGCCCTTCGAGCCCCGCGAGCTGATCCTGCGGCTCAACAACATCCTGCGCCGCAGCGCGGGCAGCGGGCCGGTCGGCGCGGCGGCGCCCCTCGACGCGGTGCGCTTCGGCCCCTTCCTGTTCCGGGTCGAGCGCGGGGAACTCACCCGCGACGAGGAGCCGATCCGGGTGAGCGAGCGCGAGCGCGAGATCCTCACCATCCTGGCCCTGGCCAAGGGCGGGAACGTCGCCCGCGAGGCGCTCACCGGCGGGGCGGAGCCGGGCAACGAGCGCACCATCGACGTGCAGATGAACCGCCTGCGCCGCAAGCTCGAGGACGATCCGGCCAATCCCCGCTACCTGCAGACGGTGCGGGGGATCGGCTACCGGCTCGTGCTCGACTAG
- a CDS encoding MarR family winged helix-turn-helix transcriptional regulator produces the protein MDRTANRAARTRPNPAEGPRAAPADPAGEAPPDPANEDLPEVGHAYDLIELLFFAYRDFVSDPDRILAEYGFGRAHHRVLHFVERNPGLTIAELLDILRITKQSLNRVLKELIESGYIAQRAGTSDRRHRLLTCTPKGHRLAADLARLQGERVRRALAEAGPAARGPASRFLLAMIDAGDRPAVRRLIAAAPDGAGAGSGAGAALGAAPALGAAPALGAAPAPEEG, from the coding sequence ATGGACAGGACGGCGAACCGAGCTGCCCGAACCCGGCCGAACCCCGCGGAGGGGCCGCGCGCGGCGCCGGCCGACCCGGCCGGCGAGGCCCCGCCGGACCCGGCGAACGAGGACCTGCCGGAGGTCGGCCACGCCTACGACCTGATCGAACTCCTGTTCTTCGCCTATCGGGACTTCGTCTCCGATCCGGACCGCATCCTGGCGGAATACGGCTTCGGGCGGGCGCACCACCGGGTGCTGCACTTCGTGGAGCGCAATCCCGGCCTCACGATCGCCGAACTCCTCGATATCCTGCGCATCACCAAGCAGAGCCTCAACCGGGTGCTCAAGGAGTTGATCGAGTCGGGCTACATCGCGCAGCGCGCCGGGACGAGCGACCGCCGCCACCGGCTGCTGACCTGCACCCCCAAGGGGCATCGGCTGGCCGCGGACCTCGCCCGCCTGCAGGGCGAGCGGGTGCGGCGGGCCCTGGCCGAGGCCGGCCCGGCTGCCCGCGGCCCGGCGAGCCGCTTCCTCCTTGCAATGATCGATGCCGGCGACCGCCCGGCGGTGCGCCGCCTGATCGCGGCGGCGCCGGACGGCGCCGGGGCGGGATCCGGCGCCGGGGCGGCACTCGGCGCCGCGCCGGCACTCGGCGCCGCGCCGGCACTCGGCGCCGCGCCGGCGCCCGAGGAGGGCTGA
- a CDS encoding branched-chain amino acid aminotransferase has product MSVIPFDQREGHIWFDGRMVPWADAKIHVLSHGLHYGSCVFEGERAYGGQIFKSTEHSQRLRRSAELLDFEIPFSVAEIDAAKALVLKESGLQDAYLRPVAWRGSEMMGVSAQNNTIHLAIAAWEWPSYFDPATKMKGIRLDLAEYRRPDPRTAPSASKAAGLYMICTISKHRAEKKGYADALMLDWEDNVAECTGANVFFIRDGAIHTPLADRFLNGITRQTVIELARRRGVEVIERRIRPEEMAGFSECFITGSAAEVTPVSEIGPYRFHPAALTRALMDDYTAEVQPRAKAA; this is encoded by the coding sequence ATGTCCGTCATCCCCTTCGACCAGCGTGAAGGCCACATCTGGTTCGACGGCCGCATGGTGCCGTGGGCGGACGCGAAGATTCACGTCCTCAGCCACGGGCTCCATTACGGCTCCTGCGTGTTCGAGGGCGAGCGCGCCTATGGCGGGCAGATCTTCAAGAGCACGGAGCATTCGCAGCGGCTGCGCCGCTCGGCCGAGCTCCTCGATTTCGAGATCCCGTTCTCCGTGGCCGAGATCGACGCCGCCAAGGCCCTCGTCCTGAAGGAGAGCGGTCTGCAGGACGCCTATCTGCGCCCGGTGGCGTGGCGCGGCTCGGAGATGATGGGCGTCTCGGCGCAGAACAACACCATCCACCTCGCCATCGCGGCCTGGGAATGGCCGAGCTACTTCGACCCGGCCACCAAGATGAAGGGCATCCGCCTCGACCTCGCCGAGTACCGGCGTCCCGACCCGCGCACGGCGCCCTCCGCCTCGAAGGCGGCGGGCCTGTACATGATCTGCACGATCTCCAAGCACCGGGCCGAGAAGAAGGGCTACGCCGACGCGCTGATGCTCGACTGGGAGGACAACGTCGCCGAGTGCACCGGCGCCAACGTCTTCTTCATCCGGGACGGCGCGATCCACACCCCGCTCGCCGACCGCTTCCTCAACGGCATCACCCGCCAGACGGTGATCGAGCTCGCCCGCCGCCGCGGCGTCGAGGTGATCGAGCGGCGCATCCGGCCCGAGGAGATGGCGGGCTTCTCGGAGTGCTTCATCACCGGCTCGGCCGCCGAGGTGACCCCGGTCTCCGAGATCGGCCCCTACCGGTTCCACCCGGCGGCGCTCACCCGCGCCCTGATGGACGATTACACCGCCGAGGTGCAGCCCCGCGCCAAGGCGGCCTGA
- a CDS encoding DUF3072 domain-containing protein codes for MTAKTHAAKSHAAETHAAKTHAAETRAAETRAAENPKTAPEAAEPSNRIKDPKDWTTGHEPMTGAQASYLKTLSEQAGDGEAYDPDLDKAEASERIDALRKATGKG; via the coding sequence ATGACGGCCAAGACTCACGCGGCCAAATCCCACGCGGCGGAGACGCACGCGGCCAAGACCCACGCGGCCGAGACTCGCGCGGCCGAGACTCGCGCGGCGGAGAATCCGAAGACCGCGCCCGAGGCGGCGGAGCCCTCGAACCGGATCAAGGATCCGAAGGACTGGACGACCGGGCACGAGCCGATGACCGGCGCGCAGGCCTCCTACCTCAAGACCCTGTCGGAGCAGGCCGGGGACGGCGAGGCCTACGATCCCGATCTCGACAAGGCCGAGGCCTCGGAGCGGATCGACGCCCTGCGCAAGGCGACCGGCAAGGGCTGA
- a CDS encoding Flp family type IVb pilin, with amino-acid sequence MRLFLCDSSGSTAIEYVMIAGFIFLALVGGLSLYGNQTGNLYANFSSQVVNVLSKP; translated from the coding sequence GTGCGACTGTTCCTGTGCGATTCCTCAGGGAGCACGGCGATCGAGTACGTGATGATCGCCGGTTTCATCTTCCTGGCGCTGGTCGGGGGCTTGAGCCTGTACGGCAATCAGACCGGGAATCTCTACGCCAACTTCAGCAGCCAGGTGGTGAACGTGCTCTCGAAGCCGTGA
- a CDS encoding LysR substrate-binding domain-containing protein: MVAIAETGSFTQAAERVHKTQSAVSMQMKRLEERIGREIFARAGRGVRLTDDGERLLDYARRIVWLQTECLARFAEGDLAGRVRLGLPDDYAERYLPEILARFARAHPRAEVTVVCEPTDMLVARIGSGDLDLAIITEARHRGSIETIRTEALLWVGSGRHRTHAQTPLPLALGRPACVWRAAALAALERVGRPNRILFVSWSSTAVGAAVLAGLAVSVLPESALRPGMRILSPADGFPALPTCRIGLMRPRIPEPMPLADALAAQIRECLDNLGIAAE; this comes from the coding sequence TTGGTGGCGATCGCCGAAACCGGCTCCTTCACCCAGGCCGCCGAGCGCGTGCACAAGACGCAATCGGCCGTCTCGATGCAGATGAAGCGGCTGGAGGAGCGGATCGGGCGCGAGATCTTCGCCCGGGCCGGGCGCGGGGTGCGGCTCACCGACGACGGGGAGCGCCTCCTCGACTACGCGCGGCGGATCGTGTGGCTGCAGACCGAGTGCCTCGCGCGCTTCGCCGAGGGCGACCTCGCGGGCCGGGTGCGGCTCGGCCTGCCCGACGACTACGCCGAGCGCTACCTGCCGGAGATCCTGGCCCGCTTCGCGCGGGCGCATCCGCGCGCCGAGGTGACGGTGGTCTGCGAGCCCACCGACATGCTGGTCGCCCGGATCGGGAGCGGCGACCTCGACCTCGCCATCATCACGGAGGCGCGCCACCGCGGCAGCATCGAGACGATCCGCACCGAGGCGCTGCTCTGGGTCGGGTCGGGCCGCCACCGCACCCACGCGCAGACGCCCCTGCCGCTCGCCCTCGGGCGCCCGGCCTGCGTCTGGCGCGCGGCGGCGCTCGCGGCCCTGGAGCGGGTCGGCCGCCCCAACCGCATCCTGTTCGTGAGCTGGAGCTCGACCGCGGTCGGCGCCGCGGTGCTGGCGGGCCTCGCCGTCTCGGTCCTGCCCGAGAGCGCGCTCAGGCCCGGGATGCGGATCCTCTCCCCGGCGGACGGGTTTCCCGCCCTCCCCACCTGCCGGATCGGGCTCATGCGCCCGCGCATCCCGGAGCCGATGCCGCTGGCCGACGCCCTCGCGGCGCAGATCCGCGAGTGCCTCGACAATCTCGGGATCGCCGCGGAATAG
- a CDS encoding DUF1127 domain-containing protein: MTVGFAPLGVLSLVLRAGRVAHKGVATVIRLLAHRRAAHRLAALDDRMLRDLGLTRAEVVGALDLSWRDDPTLHLADRRHSKILGASPVGPSAVRVTLVARDGSRVGRGLAA; the protein is encoded by the coding sequence ATGACGGTCGGTTTCGCTCCCCTCGGTGTTCTCTCGCTGGTCCTGCGGGCCGGTCGCGTGGCCCACAAGGGCGTGGCGACGGTGATCCGCCTCCTCGCCCACCGGCGCGCCGCCCATCGCCTCGCCGCGCTCGACGACCGCATGCTCAGGGATCTCGGGCTGACCCGCGCCGAGGTCGTGGGCGCCCTCGACCTGTCGTGGCGGGACGACCCGACCCTGCACTTGGCGGACCGACGTCACTCCAAGATCCTGGGCGCTTCGCCTGTGGGCCCTTCAGCGGTGCGCGTGACCCTGGTGGCCCGCGACGGGAGCCGGGTGGGGCGGGGGCTCGCCGCCTGA